From the genome of candidate division WOR-3 bacterium, one region includes:
- the rsmA gene encoding ribosomal RNA small subunit methyltransferase A produces the protein MTKRSYRRRLGQHFLKSRYFAKKIVDFADVSDEVVLEIGAGKGVLTQFIASAARKVFAVEMDGKLAEILGEKAFPNVSVINKNFLDLSLSEYGQLVVVGNIPYSITSEILKKLIKERRLIKRAVLTIQKEYGQRIFARPGSREYGATTLFITYCFNGEKGFTIPPRFFSPPPKVSSVVISLKKRKPLIRLNDEEDFFEFVKGIFRYRRKSIKNCIVHYFKNPPRGLNSRLLQRRPAELTLEDFYQLYRKFKEF, from the coding sequence ATGACGAAGCGTTCTTATAGGAGAAGACTGGGGCAGCATTTTCTGAAGAGCAGGTATTTCGCAAAGAAGATCGTTGATTTTGCAGATGTCTCAGATGAAGTCGTGCTTGAGATCGGTGCGGGTAAAGGAGTTTTGACACAGTTCATCGCCTCCGCCGCCAGAAAGGTATTCGCCGTGGAAATGGATGGGAAATTAGCGGAAATCCTTGGTGAAAAGGCTTTTCCGAATGTTTCAGTAATAAACAAAAACTTTTTGGACTTGTCCCTGTCAGAATACGGTCAGTTGGTGGTGGTCGGTAATATTCCCTATTCAATAACTTCAGAAATTCTGAAAAAGTTGATTAAGGAACGCCGACTCATCAAACGAGCGGTTTTAACCATTCAAAAAGAATACGGCCAACGAATATTCGCCCGACCGGGTTCCAGAGAATACGGTGCGACCACCCTTTTCATCACCTATTGTTTCAACGGAGAAAAAGGTTTTACAATTCCGCCGCGTTTCTTTTCACCTCCTCCAAAAGTCAGTTCCGTTGTGATTTCACTGAAGAAAAGAAAGCCCTTGATCCGCTTGAATGATGAAGAAGATTTTTTTGAGTTCGTGAAAGGTATTTTTCGATATCGCCGTAAGTCAATAAAAAATTGTATTGTGCATTATTTCAAAAACCCACCTCGAGGATTGAACAGCCGTCTTCTGCAGAGAAGGCCGGCTGAGTTGACCCTGGAGGATTTTTATCAATTATACCGTAAATTTAAGGAATTTTAA
- a CDS encoding methionine--tRNA ligase: MKILVTSALPYANGDIHLGHLAGAYLPADIYVRYQRLKNRDIIHICGTDEHGVPVTISAEQQKKTPRQIVDHYHNSIKQAFKDFGILFENFSRTTIPLHYRLAQDFFTKIYNKGFIYPKEIEQFYCPKCKRFLPDRYIGGKCPRCAADNAKGDQCESCGRWLEPFDLVEPRCLICGETPEKRKTKHWYFKLSAFQDRLSEWIEQKRDWKEHVLTFVKGWLKEGLQDRPITRDMSWGVPVPLEEAKGKVLYVWFDAPIGYISSTMEWAENKGEPDLWKEYWLNKDVKLVHFIGKDNIVFHALIWPAMLMAYGEYALPSYIPANQFLKLEGEKLSTSKGYAIWLPEYLKEFDADSLRYALTRNAPETRDSDFAWRDFQAWHNNELADILGNFINRTLTFIGKYYNSSVPTASAFTESDNRILELLHNAPDKIGAKIENFEFKSALQEVMKIAQEANRYFDHEEPWLTRKTNPLICERTMYVCMKIVTSLAVLIEPFLPFTADKIKKFINFKPQTWDDISSPDVAPTIGKVEILFKKIDDATVDLQVSKLKKREISIEEFQKVVIKTAKVLEAEIVKGSENLLKCVVEIGETRREIVAGIGKYYKPEELIGKTIIVLENLKPAKIRGVMSYGMLLAADSKEGVVLLTTDRPVSSGAVIK, from the coding sequence ATGAAAATATTGGTGACGAGTGCTTTGCCTTATGCCAACGGTGACATTCATCTCGGTCATCTGGCAGGCGCCTATTTGCCGGCTGACATTTATGTTCGATATCAACGGTTGAAGAACAGAGACATCATTCATATCTGCGGAACGGATGAACACGGTGTGCCGGTGACGATAAGCGCCGAACAACAGAAGAAAACACCCCGTCAGATTGTTGATCATTACCACAATTCCATTAAACAGGCCTTCAAGGATTTCGGAATTTTGTTTGAAAATTTCTCGCGCACCACGATACCCCTCCACTATCGGTTGGCACAGGATTTTTTTACAAAGATATATAACAAAGGATTTATTTATCCGAAGGAGATCGAACAGTTTTACTGCCCCAAATGCAAACGTTTTCTTCCTGACCGCTATATCGGCGGAAAGTGTCCGCGGTGTGCAGCCGACAACGCAAAGGGAGATCAATGTGAAAGTTGCGGACGATGGCTTGAGCCGTTCGACCTTGTGGAACCCCGTTGTTTGATATGCGGGGAAACACCCGAGAAGAGGAAGACAAAGCACTGGTATTTCAAACTTTCCGCATTCCAGGACAGGTTGAGTGAATGGATCGAACAGAAGCGGGATTGGAAAGAACACGTGTTGACGTTTGTCAAAGGATGGCTTAAAGAAGGGCTTCAGGACCGTCCCATTACAAGAGATATGTCCTGGGGCGTTCCTGTTCCGCTGGAAGAGGCAAAGGGTAAGGTGCTCTATGTGTGGTTTGATGCGCCCATCGGATACATCTCTTCAACAATGGAGTGGGCGGAGAATAAGGGCGAACCGGATTTATGGAAGGAATACTGGTTGAACAAAGACGTGAAACTGGTCCACTTCATCGGCAAAGACAATATCGTATTTCACGCTTTAATCTGGCCGGCGATGCTTATGGCATACGGAGAGTACGCTCTGCCTTCTTATATTCCGGCGAATCAATTTCTTAAGCTGGAAGGTGAGAAACTTTCGACATCAAAGGGATATGCAATCTGGCTGCCTGAGTACCTGAAGGAATTTGATGCTGATTCCCTGCGTTATGCCTTGACCCGTAATGCCCCTGAAACACGTGATTCGGATTTCGCCTGGCGTGATTTTCAGGCATGGCACAATAATGAGCTCGCCGACATCCTGGGAAATTTCATTAACCGCACCCTTACCTTCATCGGCAAATATTATAATTCCTCTGTTCCCACGGCATCAGCCTTCACTGAGAGCGACAACCGGATTCTTGAACTGCTTCATAACGCTCCCGATAAAATCGGCGCCAAGATCGAGAACTTTGAATTCAAGAGCGCACTCCAGGAGGTGATGAAGATCGCCCAGGAGGCGAATCGTTATTTTGACCATGAAGAGCCATGGTTGACACGTAAGACCAACCCCTTGATTTGTGAAAGAACGATGTATGTATGTATGAAGATCGTAACCTCCCTTGCTGTTTTGATCGAACCGTTTCTTCCTTTTACCGCCGACAAAATAAAGAAGTTCATAAATTTCAAACCCCAGACCTGGGATGATATCAGTTCTCCGGACGTCGCCCCGACAATCGGGAAGGTGGAGATTCTCTTTAAAAAGATCGATGATGCGACCGTCGATCTCCAGGTCAGTAAACTCAAGAAGAGAGAGATTTCCATTGAAGAATTTCAAAAGGTGGTGATAAAGACGGCGAAGGTTCTGGAAGCGGAGATTGTCAAAGGGAGTGAAAATCTTTTGAAGTGTGTGGTCGAGATCGGGGAGACCAGACGCGAGATCGTCGCCGGTATCGGTAAGTATTATAAACCTGAAGAATTGATCGGTAAGACGATAATCGTGCTCGAGAACTTAAAGCCGGCGAAGATAAGAGGGGTTATGTCCTATGGGATGCTCCTGGCGGCGGACAGTAAAGAAGGGGTCGTTTTATTGACCACGGACAGACCTGTTTCATCAGGTGCTGTAATAAAGTAG
- a CDS encoding TatD family deoxyribonuclease, whose translation MIDTHCHLSDPQFNRDLPEVLKRAKSVGVHKIINAGYDVKTSQEAVRIAENEPWLLPAVGIHPNELAADSLEQFQDIERLLKEKKIYAVGETGLDYYRDSSSREAQQELFRRHITVAREYCLPLLIHTRNSIDDTIGILEKEDFYYGVFHCYSGTFEQAKVILDMGFYLGFGGILTFSKRTREIFKKIPVDRILLETDAPFLSPVGYRGKRNEPAYIMETLKAAAQILEMAPSGLERILDNNAAVLFSLDE comes from the coding sequence TTGATTGACACTCACTGCCATTTAAGTGATCCTCAATTCAACAGGGACCTTCCTGAGGTCTTGAAACGGGCGAAGAGTGTCGGTGTTCATAAGATCATCAATGCCGGCTATGACGTGAAGACGAGTCAGGAGGCAGTCAGAATCGCAGAGAATGAACCCTGGTTGTTGCCTGCCGTCGGAATTCATCCCAATGAACTTGCCGCCGATTCCCTGGAGCAGTTCCAGGATATTGAAAGACTTCTTAAGGAAAAGAAGATCTACGCGGTGGGTGAGACAGGCCTTGATTATTACCGCGACAGTTCTTCCAGAGAAGCCCAGCAGGAACTCTTTCGTCGACACATCACCGTCGCCCGGGAATATTGTCTGCCGTTACTCATTCATACCAGGAATTCGATTGATGACACAATCGGCATTCTTGAAAAAGAAGATTTCTACTACGGGGTATTCCATTGTTACAGCGGAACTTTTGAACAGGCGAAGGTCATACTCGACATGGGTTTTTATCTCGGGTTCGGCGGGATTCTGACTTTTTCAAAACGGACACGGGAGATCTTTAAAAAAATTCCCGTCGACAGAATCCTGCTGGAGACCGACGCACCCTTTCTTTCACCGGTCGGCTATCGGGGGAAGCGGAATGAACCGGCGTATATCATGGAAACATTAAAGGCTGCAGCTCAAATTCTTGAGATGGCGCCGTCCGGGCTTGAGCGGATTCTCGACAACAACGCCGCCGTTCTCTTTTCTCTGGATGAATAG